The Paenibacillus sp. G2S3 region AGCCTTAATATATAATTATATATCCGCCTTTGGAACCGATTTTCCTCCTATCTTTCTTCATTTTTCTAATCTTTCTTAAAAATTGTCATATAAATGCAACAAAAAGACCGCTTAAACGGAAGCGGTCTACTCAAATATGCCTATTTCCTTATCTTTACCGCAGCAAAGGCTCCGGTTCTATCATCCTAGTTCACGTTCTTGTTCTTGCAGTTCGGGCAGACGCCTCCGAATACCACATGGGCATGACCAATGGTATAACCTGTATCCTTGGCCACTGTGTTCATCCAGTCTCGTGGAACTTGGTTCATTACCTCGTCAACCGCACCGCAAACCTCGCAAATGATATGCTGATGATCATCCATGCGCGCATCATATCTACTGGCAGCCTCACCAAGCTTGAGCTCACGAATCATTTGTTTATCTGAAAGATAACGTAGGGAGTTATATACAGTACCATATGCTAAGCTATGACCCTGCTCTACTAGCCGATTCATTACTTCTGCGGCAGTGGGATGGTCATGTGAATTAAGGACGATATCGTAAACGGCTTGACGTTGGGAAGTCAAATTTAGACTTTTCATTGCTATCATCCTCTAACTTGTTTTTAGATCAAGTATAAATCGTGAATGTGAGAACGTCAATCCCACTTTTATCCACTCATTACTTTCTCAGTTACTCGATCAATCCAGAATATTTGATGTTAACATCAGCTTTGACCTGAAAATCGAGCCCAGCATAGAGCCCCTTCCACACTTCCATTTCGGTATCATTATTAAAATGTCTAGCTCCATAGTGCAGCCCCCACCCAAAAGGATCCAGACCGCTCGCTTGAATTTTTGTCAGCAACGCTGAGATATCCTCTTCCAGTTCTTTTTCGCCTGCCGTCGCAATTTTTTTCAACATACTATGTGTTACCAAATCCGGGCTGCTACTCTCTTCGAGGATCCCTTTAATCTTAATATGATATCGAATAGTAGCTTTCCCGCTCTCCGTATTTAGTATCTTGTAGTCCGAGGATGATCTCTCTGTGTAATACTGATACATAATCCCCTCAATATGGGCTGGCAAATTGGTCCGTAAGTTGGAGCGCGACAGCAGATTGTATAGCCGGGTTTCGTTCGGTGTAAGCACCATCTTGATTTTCTCGCTATCCAGTAGAGCAATTTTATCAATTAAGAACTCACTCTTCCCTTTAGCCTCGATAATTGGCAAAATCGGATCAATACCCTTCTCATAAATATTTCTCATCAGCTGATAGGAATACACACTAGCAATAAAAGGAGACTCCGTTCCCTGACCACTCATCGCCAGAATAAGAGAATTCGATGGAATTCGCTCCGATTCGGGTCGTACCTGCAGCACTTGAAGTGCCTCCGGACGCCCGACCGCAAAATTTACAATAAGCTGGACATCTCTGCGCCGCACGGCCCAATCCATAACATGCTGAATATCTTTGCGTGCGACCCCTTCTCCCAGAATAATCGATTTACAATGGGAATAATCAAGCTCCTTCTCCACTTTTGACTTCATTCTGCGGAGCGCTTCTGAAATACTAGGGGACTCTTCGGTTAATATCTGCATCTTCTCATCAATCTTGGTAACTTCCCCCTGCGGGATGGCAAGCTTCAAGCTGATCTTAAAATCCCCTTCTTTTTCTCCAGGGTCAACACCGATCGCCAGCACGAATATCCGCAAATCAATTTCCTTGAAATCACAGCCAGAAAGAAGCAAGAGTAAGGCAAGTCCTATTACACTAAGTGCTTTCCTCACAAGCCCTGCCTCCTCACTTTACGATAACAATAAAATAGTAATGCTATTAAGAACATCTCACCAAACCAGCGGATTTGTAGAAACCAAACACCCATCAAGTTGAGCTGATATTGATCCATCCATATTAAGGAGAGGACCACTCCGCTAAACAAGCACAAGATGAGCCACTCTTTCCACTGCTCTGCCTTCTGGGATTTTTTTTTCGTAGATGAAATAGCACCTTTGAATAATCCTAACCCTACATGCCAATGAACAATTACACTCACTAGAGATAAAGTCATGTAGGCAAAATAAAAAATAAACAACATCCGTTCAATAATAAAGGATTCTATCCGGATACTGTCTGCCGTCGAGAACCACGTATATACATGTCTCTCAATCGCAACAGTACCGAAATAACCGATAGGGACCAAAAAGGTTACGAGAAGTACGAGAAGTCCTTCCACTCCTAAAATCCAGACATGCTTTAGCTTTAACCCATGAAATACCCGATTAAAGATGGCTAGATTAATATAACCACTAAAAGAAAAGGTAGCTGCCGAAAGACTCATCAGATCCGGCTTATGCCAGATGTATGTAGTGATCTGCAGAACAGAATCCCAATTGAAATCCGGATTGGTCAGCGCCTTTACGATGCCATAGACAATTAACGGTAATGTAACGAAAAGAATGATTTCAAGACCATACAAAAGTGATAGTGAATCAAAGCGACAGCAGATGCAGACCAATATCAGGAAGCCGATCACGACAGTATATGGGCTTGAATTCGGACTGACATATCGCAGTGTAATATCTACAAAGGAAAGCAAGGTAACCCCCCCAGCCACACACCATAACCCCGCAAAAAAGACAAGTAAGGGTTTGACTAGCAGCTTAGGAAGAAGAGGGGTAAATATTTCCGGAAACCCCTTTCCAGGAAATTTAGCAATCAATACAGTAAATATATAGACAAACAAAGTGCCAAGAACCGTTGCAATCAGTATGGAGAACAAAGCACCGTCAAAGCGTCTGTCTATTAGTTCCCTCGGAACAAAATTAATGATGTTGATCAAGCTGTTCATCAGAAAAAGACAGTAGAAATAACGGCTTTTGGCCATCAATGTTCCCCGCCCTTCTTCTTACCAAGGTTATCAAGAAAAAACAATCTGAAATAAGGTTGTCCAAAGCTACGCTGATTGCATAAATACATCGCGAATCCCACAACACAGACCACTACACCAACCATTCCTAGAACAGCGGCAGCTATAAGAAAAATGTACTTCAGCACGCGTATCGACAAGCTCATCATATTCAGAGGAATCAGAAAATTGGATATCGCAACGGCAGAGACCAATATAATCATAATATTACCTACAAGCCCTGCCGCCGTAGCTGCCTGACCTAAGATTAGACCTCCGACTGTCGTGGCCGTAGGACCAATCGCTTTGGGCAGCCGTAAACTCGCCTCGGTCAGAAATTCCATCATCATAAGCATTAGGAGCACTTCCACAAAAGATGGATAAGGCACGGTCGCACGACTACCCGAAATGAGCAGTGCAACCTGCACACGAATAATCTCTGGGTTATAAGAGGTGAGTGTTACATAGATCGCAGGCAGCCATAACGTCATACACACTCCGATAATTCGGAGTAGCTTTAAGAAACGGCCCACGATAGGAAATTGGATTTTATCATCCATGGATGTAAAGAAATCGTTAAATATGGAAGGTAACACTATCGCATACCCCGTTGTATCCAGCAATATTGCTACTTTTCCCTCAGACAAATTAAATACGACTCTATCTGGTCTTTCAGTAATAATAGACTTAGGGAGTATTCTTAATTTATCACTGCTTATAAACTTCTCAAGTTCTCCCGTAGCCTGTAAAATATCAACCTTTAGGGTATTCATCTTTTCCCTTAATTCCGCTAATACCTTATGATCAACACGACTGATGTCGTATAGGATGGCCACTTTTGTTTTGGAGACATCCCCGATGACCATGGTTTCCATTTTGAGATTAGTGGATTGATAGCGCCGACGAATCATGTTCAGATTAACCGCAATATCCTCCGTTAGTGCATCTGAAGGTCCCTGTGAAATGCTTTCTGCAGACGTTTCACTAACACCGCTGCTCTCTGTACTCATCGCGTCAAAAAAACAAATCACATCATTTATGCTAAGAAGAACGTACCCACTAAGCAAAAGCTCGATCGCTATTTCCTTCGTAGTCCCCTCTTCCGTGCCCGGATACGTCGTAATGTAATCAAGGTAAGCGTTAGTATCCCCCATCTCATAGAGCGGCGTAATCACATGGCGACTGAGCGTCTGCGAATCTGTAACGCTTTTAATATAAAGTAAGTTGATCTGCCCAAAAGGTGCAACGAGCGTTCGATCAATTAAATCGGCGAATCCGTTCAACTGATCCTTGATCCATTCCAGAGAAACATTGTCCTTATCCTGTTGAACTGACATGGATCATCCCTCCTATTTATCCTGCGCTTCCCGGATGCCACCTTATTTTGGCACTGTTTCACTGAATTCATGCACTGCATGTGTGAATAAGAGAGTTTCTTTTAACGGGACTGTGGTAATAAATGAGATGAGGATTGTACAGATGGAGGGATAACAAGATGGATCCACACCGTAAAATAACGCAAGATCTCCCGCAATTTCCAGAATCACTATGGAGAGACACTACGGATTTACCGGCTTTTCCAAAGCTCACTGAAGATATCTCTACAGATGTCGCAGTGGTAGGTGGCGGGATTACAGGAATTACAACAGCCTATCTCTTAAGCAAAGCAGGATATAAAGTCACGCTCTTGGAGGCAGGAGAAATTCTCAGCGGTACTACGGGTTTTACAAGCGCCAAAATTTCCGCTCAGCACGGATTAATCTATCACCATTTGATCAAGCATTTCGGAGAGGAAAATGCCCGCCTCTATTATCAATCGAACAACGAGGCTTTGAATTGGATCTTAAATACAGCTGAAGAACTTGAAGTGTCTTGCGGCATGAAACGTGAAGCGGCCTATCTATACGCAGAGGCTGAAGATCATAAAATGCTTAAACAGTTAGAAGAAGAGTATAAAGCCTATGAACAATTGGGCCTGCCCGGTGAATGGCTGGATAACGTCTCTATCCCTCTGATGGCGAGTGGTGCCATTAAATTACCAGGACAAGCTCGCTTTCACCCACTGCAATATCTAAAGGCCTTGTTGAAGGTTATAGTGGAAAAAGGTGGCGTGATCTATGAGCATACAATGATGGCGGACAAGGTGGAGAAGAACGATAAGCTTACGCTTTTTACGGAGAAGAATGACTACCGTATCACCTGCCGTTATGCCGTATCAGCTTCTCATTTTCCCTTCTACGATGGAGGGGCGTTATATTTCTCACGACTGCATGCTGAACGCTCCTATTGTCTGGCGATCCAGCCTGAAACAGACTTTGAGGGTGGAATGTATTTAAGTGCCAGCGAACCAACCCGTTCTCTGCGTGCTGTGGAGTGGGAAGGACGTAACCTGGTTATCGTCGGGGGCGAAAATCATAAGACAGGCCAAGGCATCTGCACAATAGGTCATTATGAGAATCTGGAGCTGTTCGCAGGTCACTTGCTGGGCATCAAATCGATCCCTTACCGCTGGTCAGCACAGGATTTAATTACGCTGGACAGGGTCCCCTACATCGGTAAGATTTCGGACAAAGAAGAGATTTATATCGCTACCGGATTCGGAAAATGGGGCATGACAAGCGGTACCTTGTCCGCTCAAATCATCTCGGATCAGATTCAGCGTAAAGATAATCCATATACAGGATTGTACGATCCATCCCGCTTCAAAGCTGGCGCCAGCCTAAAGAGCTTCTTCGTTCAAAATGCCAATGTGGCAAAAGAGCTAGTAGCGGGCAAAGTTGAGATCGTCCACAAAAAGACAAGTGATCTGAAGGCAGACGAAGGTGCTGTTGTCTTCCATGACGGCAAACGAGTCGGCGCCTACAAAGATCCGGAAGGGAAGCTTCATCTGGTGGACAGAACCTGTACTCACATGGGCTGTGAATGCGACTGGAATGACGGCGATCGTTCTTGGGATTGCCCTTGTCACGGCTCCCGTTTCTCCTATGATGGAGAAGTATTAGAGGGACCCGCATCGGTGCCGCTAACGAAGCTTTCCGAATAAATTTATTTCGTTCGTGAAAACAAATGCTATATTCATGGAAATCTATATGTCCAAGAAAAATAACATCGATATTCACGGGAATCTTCAAACTGCTTTCTTCGGGTGATTGTAAATGCCCTATAGCATTCAGGTATAATAGGACATGTAATGAAGCATTAGCTTCAATAATGTTTAAAGGAGCGTGACGTTAGAGATGGATTTGAGAGGAAAGAGTGTTGTAATTACTGGTGCAGGCAAAGGGATCGGCAAAGCCTTGGCCATGGCACTAGCTAAGGAAGGTGCTAATTTGGGTCTGATCTCCAGAACATCAGGCGATCTCGAAGCGTTAAAATCAGCCTTAACGGAAGTATACGACGTTAAAGTCAGCATTGCCGTTGCGGATATCGCTGTACGCGAAGAAGCTGAACGTGCGGTTGCTTTCTTACAAAATGAGCTTGGAACATTTGACGCATTAATCAACAATGCCGGAATTGCAAAATTCGGCACTTTGGTAGAAATGGACCCTGCCGATTGGGAAAGTCATATCCAAGTTAATCTTTACGGTACCTATTATGTAACTCGCGCTGCGCTGCCAGCTATGATTGAGAAGAATGGTGGAAACATCATCAATATCTCCTCCACTGCCGGAGAACGCGGCTTTGCTACAGGCTCGGCTTACTGCGCATCTAAGTTCGCACTGATGGGCATGACCGAAGCCCTCGCACAAGAGGTGCGTAAGCACAACATCCGCGTCGTAGCCTTGACTCCAAGCACTGTTAACACTGGGCTAGCTTCCAGCGCTGGACTTAAGATCGGTGACGAAGACCGTATGATGCAGCCTGAGGATGTAGCTGAATTGGCGTTAACAGCCTTGAAGCTGCCGGATCGTGTCTTCCTAAAAACAGCAGGACTCTGGACCACTAATCCGCAATAAAAGGGAGCAGCTGGTTCTACGCCATGCTCTGATTGCACTTGTTCAGGAGAATGCGGCTGGATGTAGGAGGAAGAAGCTTGGATTGTTTGGTTGCAATTTGTGATCGATAATCCCTCAGGCTCTAACTCCTCTCCATGCTCTGATTGCACTTTGTGCAATAGAATGTCTCTGGGGGCGGCT contains the following coding sequences:
- a CDS encoding FAD-dependent oxidoreductase; protein product: MDPHRKITQDLPQFPESLWRDTTDLPAFPKLTEDISTDVAVVGGGITGITTAYLLSKAGYKVTLLEAGEILSGTTGFTSAKISAQHGLIYHHLIKHFGEENARLYYQSNNEALNWILNTAEELEVSCGMKREAAYLYAEAEDHKMLKQLEEEYKAYEQLGLPGEWLDNVSIPLMASGAIKLPGQARFHPLQYLKALLKVIVEKGGVIYEHTMMADKVEKNDKLTLFTEKNDYRITCRYAVSASHFPFYDGGALYFSRLHAERSYCLAIQPETDFEGGMYLSASEPTRSLRAVEWEGRNLVIVGGENHKTGQGICTIGHYENLELFAGHLLGIKSIPYRWSAQDLITLDRVPYIGKISDKEEIYIATGFGKWGMTSGTLSAQIISDQIQRKDNPYTGLYDPSRFKAGASLKSFFVQNANVAKELVAGKVEIVHKKTSDLKADEGAVVFHDGKRVGAYKDPEGKLHLVDRTCTHMGCECDWNDGDRSWDCPCHGSRFSYDGEVLEGPASVPLTKLSE
- a CDS encoding transcriptional repressor → MKSLNLTSQRQAVYDIVLNSHDHPTAAEVMNRLVEQGHSLAYGTVYNSLRYLSDKQMIRELKLGEAASRYDARMDDHQHIICEVCGAVDEVMNQVPRDWMNTVAKDTGYTIGHAHVVFGGVCPNCKNKNVN
- a CDS encoding Ger(x)C family spore germination protein; translated protein: MRKALSVIGLALLLLLSGCDFKEIDLRIFVLAIGVDPGEKEGDFKISLKLAIPQGEVTKIDEKMQILTEESPSISEALRRMKSKVEKELDYSHCKSIILGEGVARKDIQHVMDWAVRRRDVQLIVNFAVGRPEALQVLQVRPESERIPSNSLILAMSGQGTESPFIASVYSYQLMRNIYEKGIDPILPIIEAKGKSEFLIDKIALLDSEKIKMVLTPNETRLYNLLSRSNLRTNLPAHIEGIMYQYYTERSSSDYKILNTESGKATIRYHIKIKGILEESSSPDLVTHSMLKKIATAGEKELEEDISALLTKIQASGLDPFGWGLHYGARHFNNDTEMEVWKGLYAGLDFQVKADVNIKYSGLIE
- a CDS encoding 3-ketoacyl-ACP reductase produces the protein MDLRGKSVVITGAGKGIGKALAMALAKEGANLGLISRTSGDLEALKSALTEVYDVKVSIAVADIAVREEAERAVAFLQNELGTFDALINNAGIAKFGTLVEMDPADWESHIQVNLYGTYYVTRAALPAMIEKNGGNIINISSTAGERGFATGSAYCASKFALMGMTEALAQEVRKHNIRVVALTPSTVNTGLASSAGLKIGDEDRMMQPEDVAELALTALKLPDRVFLKTAGLWTTNPQ
- a CDS encoding GerAB/ArcD/ProY family transporter; this encodes MAKSRYFYCLFLMNSLINIINFVPRELIDRRFDGALFSILIATVLGTLFVYIFTVLIAKFPGKGFPEIFTPLLPKLLVKPLLVFFAGLWCVAGGVTLLSFVDITLRYVSPNSSPYTVVIGFLILVCICCRFDSLSLLYGLEIILFVTLPLIVYGIVKALTNPDFNWDSVLQITTYIWHKPDLMSLSAATFSFSGYINLAIFNRVFHGLKLKHVWILGVEGLLVLLVTFLVPIGYFGTVAIERHVYTWFSTADSIRIESFIIERMLFIFYFAYMTLSLVSVIVHWHVGLGLFKGAISSTKKKSQKAEQWKEWLILCLFSGVVLSLIWMDQYQLNLMGVWFLQIRWFGEMFLIALLFYCYRKVRRQGL
- a CDS encoding spore germination protein, with the translated sequence MSVQQDKDNVSLEWIKDQLNGFADLIDRTLVAPFGQINLLYIKSVTDSQTLSRHVITPLYEMGDTNAYLDYITTYPGTEEGTTKEIAIELLLSGYVLLSINDVICFFDAMSTESSGVSETSAESISQGPSDALTEDIAVNLNMIRRRYQSTNLKMETMVIGDVSKTKVAILYDISRVDHKVLAELREKMNTLKVDILQATGELEKFISSDKLRILPKSIITERPDRVVFNLSEGKVAILLDTTGYAIVLPSIFNDFFTSMDDKIQFPIVGRFLKLLRIIGVCMTLWLPAIYVTLTSYNPEIIRVQVALLISGSRATVPYPSFVEVLLMLMMMEFLTEASLRLPKAIGPTATTVGGLILGQAATAAGLVGNIMIILVSAVAISNFLIPLNMMSLSIRVLKYIFLIAAAVLGMVGVVVCVVGFAMYLCNQRSFGQPYFRLFFLDNLGKKKGGEH